In Rhodamnia argentea isolate NSW1041297 chromosome 11, ASM2092103v1, whole genome shotgun sequence, one genomic interval encodes:
- the LOC115742154 gene encoding UPF0481 protein At3g47200-like — MAAVESGHPEAQQEPSEAHQIVVDNNGAENIPKDEPRVPSSEQPRHDVVESRWANLSICRIPHHLKDGDKKAYVPQIVSLGPYHHGEEHLRPMEEHKLRCLHQILARSHHEIGLYLDSVKEVEQRARACYEGTISMSSDEFVQMMVLDGCFVIELLRGYEQGFEKLGYPCNDPIFSTWGSMLKTRIMRDMILLENQIPFFILDRLLGLQLGLADLELRVHGMVLNFFHSEIGGRLELDPSPNQLHCLKVLWWSLLPRDLEQKKTQEWAHNREQLIPCLTVLRESGIKLRRGYGSVLGDIRFMYKDGILEIPKLMIHDGTRSLFLNLIAFEQSQFDCGNHITSYVIFMHRLMNSPEDVRYLYKHEIIEHCLGSDAEVADLFNRLCRELAFNICDSYLDALSSDLADYYFGSIPNFPNSCVAVIKVIYLVCVRSLGARSLARKWRGWRAILKNKYFDNPWSIISIIAAFVLLVLTSAQTFYAVYGYYWPRS, encoded by the coding sequence ATGGCTGCTGTGGAATCTGGACACCCGGAGGCACAGCAAGAACCATCCGAGGCTCACCAGATCGTGGTCGACAACAACGGCGCCGAAAACATCCCCAAAGATGAGCCAAGAGTGCCCTCGTCCGAGCAACCTCGCCACGACGTGGTGGAGAGCCGATGGGCAAACCTCTCCATTTGCCGGATCCCGCACCATCTCAAGGATGGCGACAAGAAGGCCTATGTCCCGCAGATCGTCTCCCTCGGGCCATACCACCACGGTGAGGAGCACCTCCGTCCTATGGAGGAGCACAAGTTGCGCTGCTTGCACCAGATCCTCGCGCGCTCCCATCACGAGATAGGCCTCTATCTAGACTCGGTGAAGGAGGTCGAGCAGAGAGCTCGCGCCTGCTACGAGGGGACTATATCTATGAGCAGCGACGAGTTCGTGCAGATGATGGTTCTCGACGGATGCTTTGTGATCGAGCTGCTCCGAGGATATGAACAGGGGTTCGAGAAACTGGGCTACCCTTGCAATGACCCCATCTTCTCAACGTGGGGATCGATGCTCAAGACCCGGATCATGCGCGACATGATTTTGCTCGAGAATCAGATCCCGTTCTTCATACTCGACCGCCTGCTCGGCCTCCAGCTCGGCCTTGCGGACCTGGAGTTGCGCGTGCACGGGATGGTGCTCAACTTCTTCCATTCCGAGATTGGCGGAAGGTTGGAGTTGGACCCGTCACCCAACCAGCTCCACTGCCTCAAAGTGCTCTGGTGGAGCCTCCTGCCCCGGGACCTGGAGCAAAAGAAGACCCAGGAGTGGGCGCATAACCGGGAACAGCTCATTCCCTGCCTGACCGTGCTCCGGGAATCCGGGATCAAGTTGAGGAGGGGATATGGGAGCGTTTTGGGGGACATACGGTTCATGTACAAGGACGGGATCCTCGAGATTCCCAAGCTTATGATCCACGACGGGACGAGGTCGCTCTTTCTCAACTTGATAGCCTTCGAGCAGTCTCAATTCGATTGCGGGAACCACATTACCTCGTACGTAATCTTTATGCACAGATTGATGAACTCCCCCGAAGACGTCCGGTACCTCTACAAGCATGAGATCATCGAGCACTGCCTTGGGAGCGACGCCGAGGTCGCTGACCTCTTCAACCGGCTTTGCCGGGAGCTGGCCTTCAACATCTGTGACAGCTATCTGGATGCACTGTCTTCTGATCTGGCGGATTACTACTTCGGATCCATTCCCAATTTCCCTAATAGTTGCGTTGCGGTCATTAAAGTGATTTACCTGGTCTGTGTTAGGTCTCTCGGTGCTCGTTCTCTCGCCCGCAAGTGGAGAGGGTGGAGAGCCATTCTCAAGAACAAGTACTTCGACAACCCCTGGTCAATCATTTCCATAATTGCTGCTTTCGTTTTGCTTGTGCTTACTTCCGCACAGACCTTCTATGCAGTCTATGGCTACTACTGGCCTCGTTCTTGA
- the LOC115742093 gene encoding UPF0481 protein At3g47200-like, producing the protein MAAVESVLPEAQQEPSEALRIVVDNSPKDEPSVSSSEQPRQDDMECSWAKLSIYRISNYLKDGDKKAYVPQVVSLGPYHHGDERLRPMEQHKLRCLHQILARSHQEIGLYLDSVKEVEQRARACYEGTISISSDEFVQMMLLDGCFVIELLRGYDRGFGKLGYPRNDPIFSRWGSMLKTRIMRDMILLENQIPVFILNLLLGLQLGLADLELHAGRLVLNFFQSEIGGWLELDPSPNQLHCLKVLWRSLLPRDLEQKKTPEWAHNREQLIPCLTVLREARIKLRGEYGSILGDIRFMAKDGILKIPYLVIHEGTRSLFLNLIAFEQSQFDCGNHITSYVIFMHSLMKSPEDVRYLCDHEIIEHCLGNDAEVADLFNRLCRELAFNISGSYLSALSYDLENYRLFRSIPNDPDSCVAFIKLIYLFCVRSLAASSLAHKWRGWGAILKNKYFDNPWSIISIIAAFVLLVLTSAQTFYAVYGYYWPRS; encoded by the coding sequence ATGGCTGCTGTGGAATCTGTACTCCCGGAGGCACAGCAAGAACCATCCGAGGCTCTCCGGATCGTGGTCGACAACAGCCCCAAAGATGAGCCGAGTGTGTCCTCGTCCGAGCAACCTCGCCAGGACGACATGGAGTGCTCATGGGCAAAGCTCTCCATTTACCGAATCTCGAACTATCTCAAGGATGGCGACAAGAAGGCCTATGTCCCCCAAGTCGTCTCCCTCGGCCCGTATCACCACGGCGACGAGCGCCTCCGCCCTATGGAACAGCACAAGTTGCGCTGCTTGCACCAGATCCTCGCGCGCTCCCATCAAGAGATAGGCCTCTATCTAGACTCGGTGAAGGAGGTCGAGCAGAGAGCTCGCGCCTGCTACGAGGGGACTATATCTATAAGCAGCGACGAGTTCGTGCAGATGATGCTTCTCGACGGATGCTTTGTGATCGAGCTGCTCCGAGGATATGACCGGGGGTTCGGGAAACTGGGCTACCCTCGCAATGACCCCATCTTCTCAAGGTGGGGATCAATGCTCAAGACCCGGATCATGCGTGACATGATTTTGCTCGAGAATCAGATCCCGGTCTTCATACTCAACCTCCTGCTCGGCCTCCAGCTCGGCCTTGCGGACCTGGAGTTGCACGCGGGCAGGCTGGTGCTCAACTTCTTCCAGTCCGAGATTGGCGGATGGTTGGAGTTGGACCCGTCACCCAACCAGCTCCACTGCCTCAAAGTGCTCTGGCGGAGCCTCCTGCCCCGGGACCTGGAGCAAAAGAAGACCCCGGAGTGGGCGCACAATCGGGAACAGCTCATTCCCTGCCTGACCGTGCTCCGGGAAGCCAGGATCAAGTTGAGGGGGGAATATGGGAGCATTTTGGGGGACATACGGTTCATGGCCAAGGACGGGATCCTCAAGATCCCCTACCTTGTGATCCACGAAGGGACGAGGTCGCTCTTTCTCAACTTGATAGCCTTCGAGCAGTCTCAATTCGATTGCGGGAACCACATTACCTCATACGTAATCTTTATGCACAGCTTGATGAAATCCCCCGAAGACGTCCGGTATCTCTGCGACCATGAGATCATCGAGCACTGCCTTGGGAACGATGCTGAGGTCGCTGACCTCTTCAACCGGCTTTGCCGGGAGCTGGCCTTCAACATCTCCGGCAGCTATCTCTCTGCACTGTCTTATGATCTGGAGAATTACCGCCTCTTCAGATCCATTCCCAATGACCCTGATAGTTGCGTTGCGTTCATTAAATTGATTTACCTGTTCTGTGTTAGGTCTCTCGCTGCTAGTTCTCTCGCCCACAAGTGGAGAGGGTGGGGAGCCATTCTCAAGAACAAGTACTTCGACAACCCCTGGTCAATCATTTCCATAATTGCTGCTTTCGTTTTGCTTGTGCTTACTTCCGCACAGACCTTCTATGCAGTCTATGGCTACTACTGGCCTcgttcttga